The Prunus dulcis chromosome 3, ALMONDv2, whole genome shotgun sequence genome segment TTATCGCCTTGGAAGGGTGTAGTGAGATTTGGGAGGCGAGGAAAACTAAGTCCTCTCTATATTGGGCCTTATGAGATTGTGGAGCGTGTAGGCCCAGTAGCTTACAGGCTTGCTTTGCCTTCAGATCTTTCCCGGTTGCACGATGTATTCCATGTTTCGATGCTCCGGAAGGACATTTCTGATCCTTCTCATATTTTGGAAGAACAACCAATAGAATTTCAAGAAGATTTGACTTATGTAGAGCAaccagttcagattttggattggAAGATGCAAGTATTGCGTTCGAGGGAGATCCCACTTGTGAAGGTCTTATGGAGAAGTCATAATGTGGAAGAGGCCACATGGGAACCTGAGGACCAAATGCGGGAACAGTACCCTTACCTCTTCGAATAACAGGTACGGAAGTTTCgaggatgaaattttttttaaggggggtagattgtaataacccaaaacaaaaattcttatttaattagtaatttattttgaggaaagacaattttgcccttcaaatttttttattcagaaaaagttgactttttgaccgaaaaggaatttgacaattccacttatgccattgcgtagagcgcgacgaaacgagtccgtagacacggagtggactcgaatcggatctgtaacgaagaaaatacggttaaaataccatgaggggcaaaacggtaattgagaaaaaaaacagatttttatcccttttctctctcttctctctctctctctctctctctctctctctctctctctctctctctctctctcccttctctccCGCTGCGCTACCGTCGCCGCCACGGAGCACCACCGGCCACAAGACCGGTCTTGTTCGAACCGCCATCGTCCCCTCTTCCTTCCCCGACCATTCTCCGCCTGTGAAGCCGCCGGCGCTGGCAGGAAATCACAGAAAACCGATCGGTGTTCACAGAATTTCAACTcgctcgttctccctcaattcttctccaaatttgtcgagtaaggcacccggggccaggcagacccgcaggagggaccttcaagaggtccagttagctcggaccagaggtgagtggacttttcttttataaatgattttatgcaaatgaatttcattatttgatcttgaataagttttattgagtatgattttcctagcatgatttgttgaatttaaatatctttatttatatgctgcttagttgaatgTGCTAAAAAGTTATggaaagtagagattgagctttatatcagataaaatggcagcagagtttcagatttaacaaacaattcagttatttatcagatttatcagaaatcttattttttttttaagccaccgtgggtacccagttacagaaacagtttGCCGTCGGTAtttgttgccttcggatatgacgatgtccacggacatccagtgtaccttcagttttgtcagtgcacttgacatttgcctcacgagtctCGGGGACGCCCAgaccgtgagagccaggaatgcggatcaggctgactaccgtccactgaatcctgccagtttgcggctcgggttgactttgtgtcaccgagacctgccagaggaattgacggaattaaaggggtacacctaggtggtagttgtaaattgatttcagtgcttttatgcgagttttattgatcttgaacatgttttgcatatacatatataactATGTGAATGCTTTGATCTCAGTACGAATATAATGAAGGGGAAAAAATCTAGTTTTtatataactgtttttacagtggggttaatATGTTCATATACTGTTTTctagacctttatttttgtctactcacattttcaaatgttttgcgcccccaggcactagacgtgcacaggaatccaccaccgggccttctcctagcttccgcgcccCTTCGTAATGTAGGATTTCTTTTGTAAAACGATTAACtcctttatatatttttagtagCTGCTCTGATATTTGGCCATAGTTTGAGAACAGAACTATTGGATAGGTTGTTGACgtatactggcagttggttgtaaaTATAtttgctcgttttgacaggtgaaattttgggatttgaacaaattacaagggagactctgccgaattgtCGGTAGAAGTCCaggcaaattttgaaatttagttTGTAACTAGAAGGATaaataggtcttttgtgcccgacattcgccaagtgtcggacacacaCAAGGTTCGGcttgaattccaaagcggaattggATAGGGTCCTGTCAATTATACCGAAAAGTTATTTAACCctttaaattttcttatagttttaactcaaataattttcgaaggtttattttttggcctGCAAATAATATTCTGCTAACAATGATTTTGTGTGCATGTGTGGGTATTTTAGACACTTTGGTCATCGCATCAAACTGTGTATAGAATGAGGGACTGCTTTTCGGTCCTCAATGAAGGAGGCATTATACAAAAATGTTGGGACGCAAACAATCAATATGTAAttcacacacaaacacaacgAGAGAGATACAAAATTTACTCAAATTCTAATACAACAATACTTAGTTacttgttgaccaaaaaaaaaaaaaaaaacttagttACTTACTCACATACACTACAAActtcttcaaaatcaaaagtgAAAACCTTTGATTGAAAATTTGTAGATTATACATATACTAAATTTGGATAACTTCAGTGTTACTAAAACTGGATAACTTCACTTTCTCAATGTGAAACCCTAAACGAAAACCTACTGATCAAATGAAACTACATGAGTTTCAGCAACAATGGCAATTCCTATCACCACACCCACCAACACAttgaacaacaacaaaataacaCTTACACCACTAAAACCCCACCTTCCAACAACCCCATTAAGGTAGCGTTTAGTATTgcttaaattttcaaaaaagcgactttaataaaaattttacaACACTATGACGTTTGGTAAACATCAAGAAgcagctttaaaaaaaaatagcagtCAATGACCGCTGTTTTTTCAAAGCAGCAACAACCCAGCTTTTAAAAgctgctttaaaaaaaatttaaccagtggttttaatgaaatttaacCATGGGTTTCGAAGCCTCCGCCTCCCCCGTTTGCTGCTTAAAGCAACGTTtgctcttctcttcttcccttcgctctttttcttcttttcattctcTTCTGTGACTTCATCACTGCCATTTTGAACGTAGATTTCTTTcctctgtaattttttttttctatggaGGTGTGATTCTCTCTTCTATCATTTCTTCTCTTACAGTCGGGATTAGCAgcaaaaacacacaaaaaaggccttcaaaagaaaatacatgaagaaaaaaagaagagcattaactagaGAAAATCTAGATTCCTGAAAACGTCTTTCATCTTATGGATTtatctttttcaaatttttggaaAATCATCCTCTAGAGTTTTTGACATTCTAATACCTACTCCAAATCCTTTGATCGAACCCCGGCGAATGATTTAGGGGTAATAAAATTTACACATTCCAGTGGAGAGGAAGAGGATAATGGGATGTTTGCTACTGGAGAGCTGACAGCATATTATTACTCTGCACTTTTTATACTGTGCCGCTCACATAACTTCAGCCCACCATCTCTCTACTGCTTCTGAAACAATGGGAAATTTCATTATCTGGAATTTCCATTGCTTATTGGTTCAATCTGAAGAAGTCGCCATGCTTACACCTCAgacttggaaattttattttattaaagttCAATTAGTTTACAACTTACCTGATGCAGAATGCAGATAaggaaaataaactttttaaTTCAACttttagaaagaaaacagaaacctCAAATACATTTGCTGGGGATTTCAAAGCAATGTTCCTAAGAACACTCAAATTTAGGGATGGGAGGCAAGCATCCTAAGCTTCTCCCTATGATACAATCAACTTGCTGATGAAAAATAACTAGGAAGCAAATCTACTAGCAAAAGCATACATGCATATGGACTTTTTCATGATTCTGTAAATAAAGTTTAAGCCTTGTTATAAGCAACACAAGGTACCATAACAGGTAACAATGGTGAAGCCTCTCAGTGCCTCCTTATCATTTAACCTCTCACGCAACTACCATCATGAACAGAATTCCATTCTCCTCCACATCCATAGCAGAACTGGAATTGGCACCTGCAAACACAATATACAGCAGATAAAACTTCCACTAAGTAAAAGCATTAAACCTGCATTAACCATAATCTAATTTGTTTCATCATCAGCCAAAACTTAGGTGCACCCAAGGTTTTATTGGGCATAATAACCATCTAAAACCTATTATGGATAACATGATACATAAGCCTCGATGGTGATGCTAAAGACGAAGACGACGAGCGTACATTATGGAAGTAACAATGGGagatttttcatcttttcatAAGATGATTTTTTGACTAATACCATGTGTTAAGAACTTAAGATTAGATTTTTATCTTGGTCTTTTGATTAGATACATTACTATGATTAAACACATATATTGTACCTATGAATGCATAAAGTACTAAATTGAATAATATACctaaagaaaaccaaaattaaaatctaATCCAACTTCTGGGTTTGATCAAAAAtcattttattcaaagatAAGAATCTAATATTCTAAAGCAAATCAATCATATGCATATACCAAAAGAAACTACCTGCAAGAAATGTGCAAACAACCTTGAGTCTTCTCCACATAAAATTTGCACTTAGGGCACCTCCTCCACTTCTTCAGCTTTGCAAGCTCCTTCACCATAAGATCAGCCCTCCCTCTCTCATCCTCATTAAGCCTCTGAAACTCCTCACAATCAACCCCTGGGTGCCATGGCACTTGGCATCTTGCACAGAACAATCTATGGCAAGCAGGGCACTCTGACTCTCTTATGCCTTCACCTTCATCATCAATCATCAAAACTAGTGAGCAATCACTAAAAGGGCAGTAAAGTCTTTGTGCCCCAAGAACCAAAGCCTCACAGAGGGCATCATTCCACCTCTCAAGAACCTCTCTGGGAAGCATTGGCCTGCAAGCATCAAGCTCAATCACAGCCTTGCAGCCGAAGCCAGGGCAAACAACAATGTGAATGTTGTCTTGGATTTTTGAGGCAGCATGTTTGGCTATGCAGTCAGAGCAAAAGGAGTGACCACAGCTCTCAGTTCTGAACATCTGGGCAGCCTCCTTCATTTCAACACAAATCCCACAGAAGATATGTGGCTGActtgggtttagggtttcatGAATTGGGGTGGATTGGGTTGCTTGGGAAGCTTGGATTAttgttgttgatgatgatgaggaggaggaggaggcggCGGCGGTGGCAGAGGAGGAAGACGACCCAACATTGAGTGTCGTTTGGCAAGCGATCGAAGAAGACATTAGAGCCTCCTGTAACTGCAACTCTTCTGCATATTTGGAATCTGAGACTGGGTCATTTTCGTCTTCATGATCACTCTGATCAAATAGTGCTGAGAAGTAGAAATCGTCAACATTGAGATGAAGATTACCAGAGGCTAATTCTTGTGCCATAATATGATTCAAAACCCTAGCTGCTCACTTCTAATCTCAAAAACTGTCAGGGCAGTTTTGAtgaaaatcaattataataggaagtGGGATTGCTTTTACAGCAAAACTTGCCTAAGAAGGTCATCTCCAATTGGATGTTCTCTTTACTCTCAGTGCTCATCCTCCCTCCCTTGAGGGGTTGTTTGCTTTTTGGAACAGTGATTTGACTTTGACTTGCTTTGATTTATCtccaaatattttaaatttgggtTAATGTtgtaaagaaagaagagtggATGAAGCCCACATGCTCTAacattcaacaccaaatcaaaccacacacccatcaaaccaaatcacacacccaccaaaccaaatcacacacccaccaaaccaaatcacacacccaccaaaccaaatcacacacccaccaaaccaagccatttgctttgcctataaataggcattctatttgcttgtaatgagagatgaaatgagagaagatgaagggaaggaagaaagagggtgagtgtgtgaagagaaagagagcaaagagaaattctcctagagagaaaattaggtgagcatacatattgtaaacactagaGTTGTAACcatattatgttatgaatgaaaggttactgttgctgctctccgaggacgtaggcatagccgaacttCGTTAAGTGCtatgtctcatctactttacgtgcagttCAATATTCGCTCATATCCccgttcattttataacacgttatcagcacgagaagctctcaggtataatttttgtgttgcactattatctatactactaaccattatgttgatgtaaggaagaaaagtagtgGAGAAGTTGTGGTCTGCTAGAGAGATATACGAGCAAACCAACTGTAAGGATAAGCTCTATGCCTcttactttttctattattttattatttctctatatttttagtggtggtttttatccccacatttattttatttattgtatggtgtaggtttattacccatacaacagtatctatttaaaagggtggtgcgggtttatcgtccacgcttttacttttatttaaatgtatggggcagaattagtgcccatacaagcacgtttactttatcgcaaatttacttttacttaaagtatgatgtggaattaaccctcatactttatgaatttactttaccgcacatttaattttatttaaagtatgacgtggaattaaccctcatactttatgaatttactttaccgcacatttaattctacttaaaagtatgatgtggaattaaccctcatactttatgaatttactttaccgcacatttaattttatttaaagtatggtgcggttttatcgtccataccagtaatttatttactagcaatttattttatggattaattgtgttgtatgatgagtttttacagtatgcagatcaggaccagaagttccttgatcctcatcatacaattacatcaggacttgaagatccttgatgatgatattgatatgagaacTGGCAGTCTCTCCAGTACTATAcatgtaaacaagagatcggacttgaagatccttgatccttgacatgtaaataaggacctagagttccttgatgatgtaacagtatcatattggttaaaagtgccgtacacatgaataataactgtactggcaaatgtactgcacacatgaatagatatgtattcatgacttgatgaatagtactattcacatgaatagtgacgtatgcataaatattaaccattttgggtaaaccgtcactatatacaaaagggaacttgcagttccttaaactcatggatgagcaattaaatgagatgccagaagttcctcaaaatatggacaattatgtaagggcttgaagtcccgaaatatgtatagaaaattgtaaaaatatccataccatgagaatatgtgattttggcccgaagttcaaaatctaaaggGATTGTatatccataccatgagaatatgtgattttggccccgaagttcaaaatctaaaggGATTGAatatccataccatgagaatatgtgattttggcctgaagttcaaaatctaacagtgttgagaacctaaagttccaacaattaaatggacaacccttgaggtattattgcaaattgtggtacaccacatatttctttggcataagagaatgatgaatttaataaagttcgattttgttataatcgacacctcaaggaagaaatatattttgtgaattccggttgttaaaaatacaccgtgaaatggataatatcagtataaacctcaaataatgaattgaggctccccacatattttgttatatctgggccggaagcccatggatccaaatatatgagagatcctaaaacttgaagttgtgggtatatagtagttaatgttcttcactactatattgagatattatcgtagcttttattcaattcatatttcatgtccatttgaaaatggctaataaattatgagtttgggtttaacccagaccaaaagttctgggctcacatgcatggaaatatgagagatttgatgtggttatttgaacctataaggcacaaggttccaaaccgtcattttgaaaagacgtaaaaaccacaggtgtaagtttaagaatgtgcgcaattattataacatgaAATGAGCAtataacagatagattttttccacctgcaatgaaggtgcaggccctgtaaaatctataaaattacattatgttctggaagcctctgaaggaagaggacggcgcctattaagcttagccatgagcctctcatggtctcccaaaattctttcatttgagacctgcagcatgtctagctttctctgtgtatcaacagagtacgaactcaccagtttcaacaaggaattattctctcctttaagtttctcaacctctttttgagactcatgaagcattctttgaagagaataattttcagttgtcagcttctgaacctcgtttgctctaacacgcaaacgatcagccatgttagaaacagaagcagcactctgaatgctaaaagccattgagtcctcaatagcctcttcctcagacctccctgtcaacaacatttcatccattggaataatgaaattcctagctactatgacagcagtagcatcattcatcatcacagaatcattaactgtgagatgatgattttgggatacaaaggatggacgccaaactttggcgtcactggttgttgtgggagcatcatttaaattgaaattatttgggcaggaagaagaggaagccattttaagaaggtttcaaaggaagttttaaaaaaactaaagtttcagaaaatgaaggaagttgagttgaaacgcagttgctcaaCTAAGTTTTGCGAAgtcaatatctatagacgaaaatgtggcaacttttcaggattccaatatcttctcgaatccccacattatctttttctttcgcaagagtccaaaacttcacgcggcctctgataatgcctgtcggcactttcggcgttttcaagtattattttcaaagccgatcttgctttacggatttcacggagctcctttttcaaaagtatcccgagaatctcgcaatttttcctatggttaatttgaaattcaccggttctacctattcattgtatttgtgtataaatgtgttactaacgaaattttctttgcagaagacatccagttttcccatacaaaatgatgctatatctacttgtttttcttatcattaagcacttaatatgcctgagaagcaagactatctctatcatccattcaggaagcaagactatccctgatcatgtttctgcaagatcagggaattgtgaaggcggccttgtgctctaatctcctgaggtccttctagactaggagaattgagagcttgttttctgcccccaccagcttccttccctgattgcttaccttaccttgcaatcaatatcacaatttttgtatcttttctttctttttataactctctgttcataagagattttatttctttagaatgaacatctgaagaaagaatccatgaagtgatcctaactctgagggttatttgtttttgacagagaaaagaattgtgattttttgcttttgcaggatataactagatcatcaagcactacatttactgggccgatacgagcttgaatgatacttgagaaaagtttctcccacctaaggatgtaagcaatacttgtgttattttatgcttatatacttatttgatattttatcttgaaaggtaaccaaatggggagataagtccgttccaaaagaatggcttgtatgtatccatgaattattaatgcaaattttacaaattgcaagttggatacattgataatacactgcacaaattaaagtcccataagaacaaaatatgggtatagcagtgatcaatatgatgcacgcctattgcgtagcaaatgatgtggattgaagtcccgaaaggacaatcctttgacatgtcaatattgatattgtgcacgccaaatgcgtagcaaattgtatgggttaaagtcccagaaattaattgacatgtatatattaatctgtggcatgcctgcagcatgccatatatatggttctaaatgttccaactccctaaatggagattatccacgccatACTgcaaaataacgctccattggaggttataatccacattctcatatcataaaagccccctgaagtggcttgggtacccaaaagcaaagaaatgcttataattgatgcatgcgcatgcaaatgagaatgatgggatcatgaattgatgaatgacaaattttgattttggagtagctactcaaatcatcaatgggctgtgttgattggaaccacgctcaattattaaatgtcgacaatatcattggccaaaatggaatgaggcaattccattatagatgagaatgaacgtgaaagaacaaacccacagtacgaaccccaaaagatgttaatattaaaagttatacttgggtgttcggaataaaagggaatatacttactttgtatgacacaatgtttctggcagaaacaaggaatgttgggttttctccatattttcaaaattcaattgtgcccccccttattgcacatggagaccaacatgttatctctAAAAGTTATTAAATGCATGGAGCATATTGCCAAAAGCGATttcctaaagatgtataaatagctcggttaaagctatataatgtgtcataaagtttaatccctttaaacaaaatccttgaaaggattgaaattgcatgaagcaagtccctgaatgacatgtgcctgaagcacaaaatctgtactcaatactaatatgcataaattgcctcagtgagtacattaatatgtttgcaaacacattaaagcttctcaagagttccagaaatatttgtctcgacttaaagatcgagcattatgccaacgagattattgcttatactaagaaagtattgaagcatttttatgaggattatccgttggacactttaaggattttccggaagtatattggaccggacatcatattttccagatagagctcaactccatcaccatcattttgggatgatgtgaggtatatttgatgctatttcCGCATAACACTATGTACGGGCATATtctttcaagtgaacttacaaatagcccaagttttgttggaaacgcggactctgaaaatttctatgatttacatagagatagctcactggaaatatatttacttactcaacTACGAGAATTATTAATGGCTACATCCTCCACTCACTCCAAAAGATTCTCACTCCAAAAGAGAGTCATAAagacatcagggggagcatccagaagtatgctatacagattgttatactcttctttcttccttcca includes the following:
- the LOC117620654 gene encoding E3 ubiquitin-protein ligase RNF144A-like is translated as MAQELASGNLHLNVDDFYFSALFDQSDHEDENDPVSDSKYAEELQLQEALMSSSIACQTTLNVGSSSSSATAAASSSSSSSSTTIIQASQATQSTPIHETLNPSQPHIFCGICVEMKEAAQMFRTESCGHSFCSDCIAKHAASKIQDNIHIVVCPGFGCKAVIELDACRPMLPREVLERWNDALCEALVLGAQRLYCPFSDCSLVLMIDDEGEGIRESECPACHRLFCARCQVPWHPGVDCEEFQRLNEDERGRADLMVKELAKLKKWRRCPKCKFYVEKTQGCLHISCRCQFQFCYGCGGEWNSVHDGSCVRG